A section of the Haliaeetus albicilla chromosome 6, bHalAlb1.1, whole genome shotgun sequence genome encodes:
- the STX19 gene encoding syntaxin-19: MRDRLQELKLRAKELQLAGENNGATVQEEEQEEFEQQAIIYEKEPITERHLHEIQKLQNEINNLVEEVHKFSQQQKSLLSSMRRFSVLKKESNIAREIKIQAEHIRKSLDELSKTVKKAENEHGPSRATVRILASQHAFLSQRYLNAMLSYNDAITAKQEKCRRFIVRQLEVAGKEVSEEEVNDMLQQGKWEIFNENLLTEVKITKAQLSEIEQRHKELVNLENQVKDLKELFIQISVLVEEQGEMINNIEISMNNTQEYTQVSKEKFGLAVKYQRRNLCKAVCCWCCPCCK, from the coding sequence ATGAGAGACCGCCTCCAAGAGCTTAAACTGAGAGCTAAGGAACTACAGCTAGCTGGAGAAAACAATGGTGCAACTGTACaagaagaggagcaggaggagttTGAACAGCAGGCcattatttatgaaaaagagCCCATAACTGAAAGGCACTTGCATGAAATCCAGAAGCTCCAGaatgaaattaataatttgGTGGAGGAAGTTCATAAATTCagtcaacaacaaaaaagcctaCTATCTTCAATGAGAAGATTCAGTGTTCTTAAAAAGGAATCTAACAtagcaagagaaataaaaattcaagcaGAGCATATACGAAAAAGTTTGGATGAACTGtcaaaaacagtgaaaaaggctgaaaatgAACATGGGCCATCACGTGCCACAGTAAGAATTTTAGCTTCCCAGCACGCTTTCTTATCCCAGCGTTACCTAAATGCTATGCTGTCATACAACGATGCTATAACTGCTAAgcaagagaaatgcagaagatTTATTGTTCGTCAGCTTGAAGTAGCTGGTAAAGAAGTATCTGAGGAAGAAGTCAATGACATGCTCCAACAAGGAAAATGGGAGATTTTCAATGAAAATCTACtcactgaagtaaaaattaCCAAAGCTCAGCTTTCGGAGATTGAACAGAGACACAAAGAACTAGTCAATCTGGAGAACCAGGTCAAAGACTTAAAGGAACTTTTTATCCAGATATCAGTTCTGGTGGAAGAGCAAGGGGAGATGATCAACAACATTGAAATCAGTATGAACAACACTCAAGAATACACTCAAGTATCTAAAGAAAAATTTGGGCTTGCAGTCAAGTATCAAAGAAGAAACCTTTGCAAAGCAGTGTGCTGCTGGTGTTGTCCATGCTGCAaatga